One stretch of Corynebacterium imitans DNA includes these proteins:
- the greA gene encoding transcription elongation factor GreA, with translation MADTQKQYITPEMKAKLEAELQALIDNRPVVAAEINERREEGDLKENAGYDAAREQQDQEEARIKQISELLANSTTERTGVVEGVAHVGSVVHVYYDGDENDKETFLIGTRAASTDNKDLETYSENSPLGAAVVGASEGETRTYTAPNGREISVTILTAEPYDSVKASTPRA, from the coding sequence ATGGCTGATACGCAGAAGCAGTACATCACCCCGGAGATGAAGGCCAAGCTCGAGGCAGAGCTGCAGGCGCTGATTGATAACCGCCCGGTCGTCGCAGCCGAGATTAACGAGCGCCGCGAGGAAGGCGACCTGAAGGAGAACGCGGGCTACGACGCGGCGCGTGAGCAGCAGGACCAGGAAGAGGCCCGCATCAAGCAGATCTCTGAGCTGCTGGCCAACTCCACCACCGAGCGCACCGGTGTGGTCGAGGGCGTCGCGCACGTGGGTTCTGTCGTGCACGTCTACTACGACGGTGACGAGAACGATAAGGAGACTTTCCTGATCGGTACCCGCGCGGCCTCCACCGACAACAAGGACTTGGAGACCTACTCCGAGAACTCCCCGCTGGGTGCCGCCGTGGTTGGTGCCTCCGAGGGCGAAACCCGCACCTACACTGCCCCGAACGGCCGCGAGATTTCGGTGACGATTCTCACCGCGGAGCCGTATGATTCTGTTAAGGCGTCCACGCCGCGCGCTTAA
- a CDS encoding suppressor of fused domain protein: MRERLISCTGDPDPFATSYRGVDILAFRVDAPLPHWLYSTFGLAPVRSSQPLAGTHTELTFRVPVGTDPLPPVWPAALLAHLVRHIRNRGLSIEPGHYMDLRHPVRPDARLTGLSFVTDPILGLVDGPLALAQFTYAVGLTTADLEAALAWDPLKLTGVLGDVFPLGLSDPDRADLAADPQAAARIAAATAAEGSSIGAAGVRLLDAEPGGRVDVDIAGARAILRAMRHRLPFDRSFALVEDTGNAWLLFEPDTTAELLPQDQGLLIHTPANLRNEILATLDAKPGKYSFVSAPLTLHVVDTST; encoded by the coding sequence TTGCGCGAACGCCTCATTTCGTGCACCGGCGACCCGGATCCTTTTGCCACGTCCTACCGCGGCGTGGACATCCTCGCCTTCCGGGTCGATGCGCCACTGCCCCATTGGCTGTATTCCACCTTTGGGCTCGCGCCGGTGCGTTCCTCGCAGCCTCTGGCCGGTACTCATACGGAGCTGACGTTCCGGGTGCCGGTCGGCACAGACCCGCTGCCCCCGGTGTGGCCCGCCGCGTTACTCGCGCACTTGGTGCGCCACATCCGAAACCGCGGGTTAAGCATCGAACCGGGCCACTACATGGACTTGCGCCACCCAGTGCGCCCCGACGCCCGCCTGACCGGGCTGAGCTTCGTCACCGACCCGATCCTCGGGCTGGTTGACGGCCCTCTGGCGCTCGCCCAGTTCACCTACGCGGTCGGGCTCACCACAGCTGACCTTGAGGCGGCGCTCGCGTGGGATCCGCTGAAGCTCACGGGCGTGCTTGGCGACGTCTTCCCGCTCGGACTCAGCGACCCCGACCGCGCGGATCTCGCCGCAGATCCCCAGGCTGCGGCCCGGATCGCAGCAGCGACCGCAGCCGAGGGCTCGAGCATTGGCGCGGCGGGCGTACGCCTGCTCGACGCGGAGCCGGGTGGGCGCGTCGACGTCGACATCGCCGGCGCGCGGGCAATCCTGCGCGCGATGCGCCACCGTCTCCCCTTCGACCGCAGCTTCGCACTCGTCGAGGACACCGGCAACGCATGGCTGCTGTTCGAGCCCGACACAACTGCGGAACTACTGCCACAGGACCAGGGGTTGCTTATTCACACTCCAGCGAACCTGCGCAACGAAATCCTGGCCACCCTGGACGCGAAGCCGGGCAAGTACAGCTTCGTCAGCGCACCCCTGACGCTGCACGTTGTGGACACCAGCACTTAA
- the crtI gene encoding phytoene desaturase family protein — protein MSTTSPQRAAVIGAGFAGLATAALLAREGYDVTVIEKLETVGGRAGEETYEGFHFDMGPSWYLMPDAFDHFFALFGYRTEELLDLVPLDPAYRLFPEGQNPIDVPKDPAQTVQLFESIEPGSGNELTEYLDSAQRTYDLALRHFLYTTFSSPKAFLTPEVRAGYGDLARFLTTPLDRFVARRFRDTRLRQMLTYPAVFLSSHPSKTPALYHLMSHTDLTQGVRYPLGGFAAVVDAVYQLAREQGVRFRLGTEVSAITYSGSRATGVRVGSEQLLFDVVVSAADLHHTETHLLPPQKRTYDEPYFGKRDPGVSAVLVLCGVRGKLPQLDHHNLLFSRNWDTDFDAVFAGPIAERPLGASQSIYVSKPSATDPSTAPEGDENLFVLVPAPASEALGTGDAYGTEASISVQRIAEAALDQLAEWCDIPDLRERIVVQKTVGPADFAARYHAWSGGAIGPAHTLRQSAFLRGRNASRKLENLYYAGATTVPGVGVPMCLISAENVLKRLRGDTSSGPLRTDF, from the coding sequence GTGTCCACTACTTCACCTCAACGCGCTGCTGTCATCGGTGCCGGTTTCGCAGGCCTGGCCACCGCGGCGCTGCTCGCCCGCGAGGGCTACGACGTCACCGTCATCGAAAAGCTTGAGACCGTGGGCGGGCGCGCCGGCGAGGAAACCTACGAGGGGTTCCACTTTGACATGGGTCCCTCGTGGTATCTCATGCCGGACGCCTTCGACCACTTCTTCGCGCTCTTTGGCTACCGCACCGAAGAGCTTTTAGATCTGGTGCCGCTCGACCCGGCCTACCGCCTGTTCCCGGAAGGCCAGAACCCGATCGATGTGCCGAAAGACCCGGCGCAAACCGTCCAGCTTTTCGAGTCGATCGAGCCAGGGTCTGGGAATGAGCTCACCGAGTACCTGGATTCTGCGCAGCGGACCTATGACCTCGCGTTGCGGCACTTCCTCTACACCACCTTTTCTTCCCCTAAGGCGTTTCTCACCCCCGAGGTGCGCGCGGGCTACGGTGACCTAGCCAGGTTCCTCACCACCCCGCTCGACCGTTTCGTCGCCCGCCGCTTCCGCGACACGCGCCTGCGCCAGATGCTCACCTACCCCGCGGTCTTTTTGTCCTCGCACCCGTCGAAGACTCCTGCCCTGTACCACCTGATGAGCCACACGGATCTCACCCAGGGCGTGCGCTACCCACTCGGCGGTTTTGCCGCCGTGGTTGACGCCGTTTACCAACTCGCCCGCGAGCAGGGCGTGCGTTTCCGCCTCGGCACCGAGGTCAGCGCGATTACCTACTCAGGTTCGCGCGCCACCGGTGTGCGGGTGGGCTCAGAGCAGTTGCTTTTCGACGTCGTCGTGTCCGCCGCAGACCTCCACCACACCGAAACGCACCTTCTGCCGCCGCAGAAGCGCACCTACGACGAACCCTATTTCGGCAAACGCGATCCTGGGGTGAGCGCCGTGCTGGTGCTGTGCGGGGTGCGCGGGAAGCTGCCTCAGCTGGACCACCACAATCTGTTGTTCAGCCGCAACTGGGACACGGACTTCGACGCGGTGTTCGCGGGCCCGATCGCCGAGCGTCCGTTGGGTGCTTCGCAGTCGATTTACGTGTCGAAACCGTCTGCCACCGACCCAAGTACTGCCCCGGAAGGCGATGAGAACCTGTTCGTGCTGGTGCCTGCCCCCGCCTCGGAAGCGCTGGGGACAGGCGACGCGTATGGCACGGAGGCGTCGATAAGCGTGCAGCGCATTGCGGAGGCGGCGCTGGACCAGCTCGCCGAGTGGTGCGACATCCCGGACCTGCGCGAGCGCATCGTGGTGCAGAAAACGGTGGGGCCAGCCGACTTTGCGGCACGCTACCACGCGTGGTCCGGCGGGGCGATCGGCCCGGCGCACACGCTGCGGCAATCGGCATTCCTGCGCGGGCGCAACGCCTCGCGCAAGTTGGAGAACCTCTACTACGCCGGCGCGACGACTGTGCCCGGTGTCGGTGTGCCAATGTGCCTGATCAGCGCGGAAAATGTGCTCAAGCGACTGCGCGGTGATACAAGCTCCGGCCCACTGCGGACTGATTTTTAA
- a CDS encoding DUF4307 domain-containing protein has product MSSSRSHSSSTPTRQRYGADAEKSSNLPGRIVAIAAVLLVGFMIFAVARVVSDRSAQPISADFISQERVDDATSRLWIDVTRDDPEVPAYCIVIAVDYDHAEIGRREVVLPAGGEAMQRIPVDMPVSGDLASGRVYGCSEQIPAYMDAQSAFYAAR; this is encoded by the coding sequence GTGTCTAGCTCGAGGTCGCACTCCTCTTCCACTCCCACCCGCCAGCGTTATGGTGCTGACGCGGAGAAGAGCTCGAACCTCCCCGGGCGCATCGTGGCTATTGCCGCTGTGCTGCTCGTCGGGTTCATGATCTTCGCTGTCGCCCGCGTGGTGAGCGACCGCTCCGCGCAGCCGATCAGCGCAGATTTCATCTCCCAGGAGCGCGTCGACGATGCAACCTCTCGCCTGTGGATCGATGTGACCCGCGACGACCCGGAGGTTCCCGCCTATTGCATCGTGATCGCGGTGGACTACGACCACGCTGAGATCGGGCGTCGTGAAGTGGTGCTCCCAGCCGGGGGCGAGGCGATGCAGCGCATCCCGGTAGACATGCCGGTCAGCGGGGACCTCGCCTCGGGCCGCGTCTACGGCTGCTCTGAACAGATCCCGGCCTACATGGATGCGCAGAGTGCCTTCTACGCTGCCAGGTAG
- a CDS encoding DNA cytosine methyltransferase codes for MKKKLTSVEICAGAGGQALGLEQAGFDHSAVVEIDDHAVATLRANRPEWNVIHQDVLEFDISPYIKDLDLFAGGVPCPPFSIAGKQLGQDDERDLFPRAIELIAEAHPKAVMLENVRGLAQPRFAAYRSQLVNQLADLGYQSHWELITAADYQVPQLRPRFILVALKDEYAEYFAWPEPVGTRTTVGEALEPLMAENGWPGAKAWAMQANAIGPTLVGGSKKHGGPDVGPSRAREAWKKLGVRGTSIAEEPPAADFPTDLQEELPRLTVKMGAVIQGFPAEWKWEGGKTAAWKQVGNAFPPPVAQAIGTRIAAALQKEPLSQLAPATPIIPDLPLLEEIS; via the coding sequence ATGAAGAAAAAGCTGACGTCAGTCGAGATTTGCGCAGGTGCCGGTGGTCAGGCGTTAGGCCTGGAACAGGCGGGATTCGACCACAGCGCTGTTGTAGAAATTGATGACCACGCGGTTGCAACGCTTCGCGCCAATCGTCCGGAGTGGAATGTTATCCACCAGGACGTCTTAGAGTTCGACATCTCCCCCTACATCAAAGATCTTGATTTGTTTGCTGGAGGTGTCCCCTGCCCTCCTTTTTCCATTGCCGGTAAGCAGCTCGGTCAGGACGACGAACGCGATCTTTTCCCACGCGCAATTGAGCTGATCGCCGAGGCTCACCCTAAAGCTGTCATGCTTGAAAACGTCAGGGGCTTGGCGCAGCCCCGCTTTGCGGCTTATCGAAGTCAGCTCGTCAACCAACTCGCGGATCTGGGCTACCAATCACATTGGGAACTCATCACCGCGGCCGACTATCAGGTGCCTCAGCTTCGGCCTCGTTTTATTCTCGTCGCACTCAAAGACGAGTACGCGGAATACTTCGCCTGGCCCGAACCTGTAGGCACCAGAACAACTGTGGGTGAGGCGCTTGAGCCGCTCATGGCCGAGAATGGCTGGCCTGGCGCAAAAGCCTGGGCGATGCAGGCCAACGCTATAGGCCCCACCCTCGTTGGCGGTTCGAAGAAGCACGGTGGCCCTGACGTTGGCCCGTCGCGGGCACGGGAAGCCTGGAAGAAACTCGGTGTGCGGGGCACCAGTATCGCGGAGGAACCTCCCGCCGCAGATTTCCCAACAGATCTCCAGGAGGAGCTTCCTCGCCTGACTGTAAAGATGGGCGCAGTAATCCAGGGCTTCCCTGCAGAGTGGAAGTGGGAAGGCGGCAAAACCGCCGCCTGGAAGCAAGTGGGCAATGCCTTCCCGCCGCCGGTCGCACAGGCTATTGGTACTCGCATCGCCGCTGCTTTGCAGAAAGAACCGCTATCCCAGCTCGCACCCGCGACTCCGATCATCCCCGACCTGCCGCTCCTGGAAG
- a CDS encoding SDR family NAD(P)-dependent oxidoreductase has translation MGIFDNRVALVTGAGSGIGKAIAQDLAAHGAKVVASDINLEAVEAVVAEIENHGGTAKAFTQDASSKEDNAAAVAFAVEHFGALHLAVNNAGIGDQVPLAEKKLEDWDRLINLNLNGVAYGCHYQLIQMLAQDDEVPCAIVNMSSIHGSVARRGGIAAYAAAKHGVIGLTKSIAADYADKGIRCTSVGPGYIDTPLLERLGEEKRQELRHRHPQDRLGKPEEVAALVRFLLSDEASFINGSYHLVDGGYTSI, from the coding sequence ATGGGTATCTTTGACAATCGCGTCGCGCTGGTCACAGGCGCGGGTTCCGGTATCGGCAAGGCAATCGCCCAGGACTTGGCCGCCCACGGTGCCAAGGTTGTGGCCAGCGACATCAATCTGGAGGCTGTGGAGGCAGTCGTCGCTGAAATCGAAAACCACGGCGGCACCGCCAAGGCCTTCACCCAGGATGCCTCGAGCAAGGAGGACAACGCTGCGGCGGTCGCCTTCGCGGTAGAGCACTTCGGTGCGCTGCACCTGGCGGTCAACAACGCGGGTATCGGCGACCAGGTGCCGCTCGCGGAGAAGAAGCTCGAGGACTGGGACCGCCTGATCAACCTCAACCTCAACGGCGTGGCCTACGGTTGCCACTACCAGCTCATTCAGATGCTCGCCCAAGACGACGAGGTCCCGTGCGCGATCGTGAACATGTCGTCGATCCACGGCTCGGTGGCCCGCCGGGGCGGAATCGCCGCCTACGCCGCGGCCAAGCACGGTGTAATCGGGCTGACCAAGTCCATCGCCGCTGACTACGCGGACAAGGGCATCCGTTGCACGAGCGTCGGGCCGGGCTACATTGATACCCCGCTGCTGGAGCGCCTGGGAGAAGAGAAGCGCCAGGAGCTTCGGCACCGCCACCCGCAGGATCGCCTGGGCAAGCCAGAAGAGGTCGCCGCGCTGGTGCGCTTTCTGCTCAGCGATGAGGCGTCCTTCATCAACGGCTCCTACCACCTCGTCGACGGCGGCTACACCTCCATCTAG
- a CDS encoding Bax inhibitor-1/YccA family membrane protein, translating to MRSNNPVLKNLPQPEPLGYAPGAPDSRAADRPMTIDDVVSKTGITLAVIVVFAVANFMLSLSNPGLGMMLTFGGAIAAFITVLVHAFSKNFGSKTLTLLYAVFEGVFVGGFSFLFAGMQVGDSNGSMIVFQAIVGTIGVFIGMLVVYRTGAIRVTPRFNRIITGLIFGVAIMALGNFLLAIFTGINPLRGGGTLAIIFGLVCVVLAALSFLQDFDVADKLVRTGAPEKAAWGVALGLAVTLVWLYTEILRLLYLFQDR from the coding sequence GTGCGAAGTAACAACCCAGTACTGAAGAACCTGCCGCAGCCAGAGCCGCTGGGCTACGCGCCTGGTGCCCCCGATTCGCGGGCTGCCGACCGCCCGATGACCATCGATGATGTGGTGAGCAAGACGGGCATCACCCTTGCCGTCATCGTCGTCTTCGCGGTCGCGAATTTCATGTTGAGCCTGTCGAATCCTGGTCTCGGCATGATGCTGACCTTCGGCGGTGCCATCGCCGCCTTCATTACCGTGCTCGTGCACGCGTTCTCGAAGAACTTCGGCTCGAAGACCCTCACGCTGCTCTACGCCGTCTTCGAGGGCGTGTTCGTCGGCGGTTTCTCCTTCCTGTTCGCAGGCATGCAGGTCGGTGACTCGAACGGCAGCATGATCGTCTTTCAAGCGATCGTCGGCACCATTGGCGTCTTTATCGGCATGCTCGTGGTCTACCGCACCGGTGCCATTCGCGTGACGCCGCGCTTCAACCGCATCATCACTGGCCTGATCTTCGGCGTGGCCATCATGGCGCTGGGTAACTTCCTGCTCGCCATCTTCACCGGGATCAACCCGCTGCGCGGCGGCGGCACGCTCGCCATCATCTTCGGCCTGGTCTGCGTCGTGCTGGCCGCCCTGTCCTTCCTGCAGGACTTCGACGTGGCTGACAAGCTGGTGCGCACCGGCGCGCCTGAGAAGGCTGCGTGGGGCGTGGCACTCGGCCTCGCCGTGACCCTGGTGTGGCTCTACACCGAGATCCTGCGCCTGCTCTACCTCTTCCAAGACCGCTAG